A window of the Pseudomonas fluorescens genome harbors these coding sequences:
- a CDS encoding dihydrofolate reductase, translating to MTKSLPLSLIAALGENRVIGVDNSMPWHLPGDFKYFKATTLGKPIIMGRKTWDSLGRPLPGRLNIVVSRQQDLVLEGAEVYPSLEAAVVRAEEWAKEQGVDELMLIGGAQLYAQGLAQADRLYLTRVALSPEGDAWFPEFDLNQWKLVSNVPNPAEGDKPAYNFEVWEKA from the coding sequence ATGACTAAATCACTCCCCCTCAGCCTGATCGCAGCCCTCGGTGAAAACCGCGTGATCGGCGTCGACAACAGCATGCCCTGGCACCTGCCGGGGGACTTCAAATACTTCAAGGCCACGACGCTCGGCAAGCCGATCATCATGGGCCGCAAGACCTGGGATTCGCTGGGTCGCCCGTTGCCAGGTCGCTTGAACATCGTGGTCAGCCGTCAGCAGGATCTTGTGCTGGAAGGCGCGGAAGTCTATCCGTCGCTGGAAGCCGCCGTGGTTCGCGCCGAAGAATGGGCGAAAGAGCAGGGCGTCGACGAGTTGATGCTGATTGGCGGGGCGCAGTTGTATGCGCAGGGACTGGCACAGGCGGATCGTCTGTATCTGACTCGCGTGGCGTTGAGCCCGGAAGGGGATGCGTGGTTTCCGGAGTTCGATCTGAACCAGTGGAAACTGGTGTCGAACGTGCCGAATCCGGCTGAAGGCGACAAACCGGCTTACAACTTCGAAGTCTGGGAAAAAGCCTGA
- a CDS encoding DUF2868 domain-containing protein has translation MTELTSLQNLWLTETVRLREEHAGPLDDLEANRLARAAGGDLPGRIQRRALWLAERDGLTSALKHWLQGARLALVLLAILAVLSGAGLAFAALGQTPVNVFWALGSLLGLNLILLLSWVLGLIFAGEHGATLGRLWLWLSEKLARDAKAAQLAPALLLMLQRQKLNRWALGTLVNGLWLLAMFSALVLLLTLMATRRYGFVWETTILSADTFINMTQALGALPALLGFNVPTVDMIRASGDTALNIESARQAWATWLVGVLVVYGVLPRLLLALFCFWRWNSGKAALRLDLNLPGYAQLRERLMPTSERLGITDPEPAQLHRVESTVGEHASDGALLVAIELDDQHSWPPTLPKNVSNAGILDSRESRNKLLEQLSRFPPARLAIACDPRRSPDRGSLALIAELARNAAATRVWLLQAPSGQALDAERLGDWHVALQQLELPFADCAPLNWLEHGHD, from the coding sequence GTGACTGAACTGACTTCACTGCAAAACCTCTGGCTCACCGAAACCGTGCGCCTGCGCGAAGAACACGCAGGCCCGCTGGACGATCTGGAAGCCAATCGCCTGGCCCGCGCGGCCGGTGGCGACCTGCCGGGGCGCATTCAACGCCGTGCCCTGTGGCTGGCCGAGCGCGACGGCCTGACCTCGGCGCTCAAGCACTGGCTGCAAGGCGCGCGTCTGGCGCTGGTGCTGCTGGCGATTCTCGCGGTATTGAGCGGCGCCGGCCTGGCTTTCGCCGCACTGGGCCAGACGCCGGTCAATGTGTTCTGGGCCCTGGGCAGCCTGCTCGGGCTGAATCTGATTCTGCTGTTGAGCTGGGTGCTGGGGCTGATCTTCGCTGGTGAACACGGCGCCACCCTTGGCCGCTTGTGGCTGTGGCTCAGTGAAAAACTCGCCCGTGACGCCAAGGCGGCGCAACTGGCGCCGGCCCTGCTGTTGATGCTGCAACGCCAGAAGCTCAATCGCTGGGCGCTCGGTACGCTGGTCAATGGCCTGTGGTTGCTGGCGATGTTCAGCGCGCTGGTATTGCTGCTGACGCTGATGGCGACCCGGCGCTACGGCTTCGTCTGGGAAACCACGATTCTCAGCGCCGACACCTTCATCAACATGACCCAGGCCCTCGGCGCATTGCCCGCGCTGCTGGGTTTCAACGTACCGACCGTGGACATGATCCGCGCCAGCGGCGACACCGCGCTGAACATCGAAAGCGCCCGTCAGGCGTGGGCAACCTGGCTGGTCGGCGTGCTGGTGGTGTACGGCGTGCTGCCGCGTCTGCTGCTGGCGCTGTTCTGCTTCTGGCGCTGGAACAGCGGCAAAGCGGCGTTGCGTCTGGACCTGAACCTGCCCGGTTACGCCCAACTGCGCGAACGCCTGATGCCGACCAGCGAACGCCTCGGCATCACCGACCCCGAGCCTGCGCAACTGCACCGCGTCGAAAGCACCGTCGGCGAACACGCCAGCGATGGCGCGTTGCTGGTGGCGATCGAACTCGACGATCAACACTCATGGCCGCCGACGCTGCCGAAAAACGTCAGCAACGCGGGCATCCTCGACAGCCGTGAATCGCGCAACAAACTGCTCGAACAGCTCAGCCGTTTTCCGCCGGCACGCCTCGCGATTGCCTGCGACCCACGGCGCTCACCGGATCGCGGCAGCCTGGCGCTGATTGCAGAACTGGCGCGCAACGCCGCCGCGACCCGCGTCTGGCTGTTGCAGGCGCCATCGGGGCAAGCGCTGGACGCCGAACGTCTCGGCGACTGGCACGTGGCGTTGCAACAACTGGAGCTGCCGTTCGCCGATTGCGCCCCGTTGAACTGGCTGGAGCACGGACATGACTGA
- a CDS encoding GTPase/DUF3482 domain-containing protein has translation MTDAWKAPLKLAVVGHTNVGKTSLLRTLTRDVGFGEVSHRPSTTRHVEGARLSVDGEPLLDLYDTPGLEDAIALLDFLERLERPGERLDGPARLARFLDGSEARQRFEQEAKVLRQLLDSDAGLYVIDAREPVLAKYRDELEVLASCGKPLLPVLNFVSSANHREPDWREALARLGLHALVRFDSVAPPEDGERRLYESLALLLENARPQLERLIADQQAQRLVREQSSARLIAELLIDCAACRRSVASNAEQEQQAISELRKAVRQREQRCVEALLKLYAFRPQDAAASDLPLLDGRWGDDLFNPETLKQLGVRVGGGIAAGAAAGAGVDLLVGGITLGAAALAGAIAGGALQTARSYGNRLLGKIKGQRELTVDDNVLRLLALRQRQLLQALNARGHAALDSIQVASPQDKTWREGKLPEALNIARAHPQWSSLNTHPKRNQAQRQEQIEALAECVVKM, from the coding sequence ATGACTGATGCCTGGAAAGCGCCGCTGAAACTGGCGGTGGTCGGCCACACCAACGTCGGCAAGACCTCGCTGCTGCGCACCCTGACCCGCGACGTCGGCTTCGGCGAGGTCTCCCATCGCCCAAGCACCACGCGGCATGTCGAAGGCGCGCGATTGTCGGTGGATGGCGAACCGTTGCTCGACCTCTACGACACGCCAGGCCTGGAAGACGCCATCGCCCTGCTGGATTTTCTCGAGCGTCTGGAACGCCCCGGCGAACGCCTCGACGGCCCGGCGCGGCTGGCGCGGTTTCTCGACGGCAGCGAAGCACGCCAGCGTTTCGAACAGGAAGCCAAGGTATTGCGGCAACTGCTCGACTCCGATGCCGGCCTGTATGTGATCGATGCCCGCGAACCGGTGCTGGCCAAGTACCGCGATGAGCTGGAGGTGCTGGCCAGTTGCGGAAAACCGTTGCTGCCGGTGCTGAATTTCGTCAGCAGTGCCAACCACCGCGAGCCGGACTGGCGTGAAGCACTGGCGCGTCTGGGCCTGCATGCGCTGGTGCGGTTCGACAGCGTCGCCCCGCCCGAAGATGGCGAGCGGCGGCTGTATGAAAGCCTCGCACTGTTGCTGGAAAACGCCCGCCCACAACTAGAACGCCTGATCGCCGATCAACAGGCCCAACGCCTCGTCCGCGAGCAAAGCTCCGCGCGTCTGATCGCCGAACTGTTGATCGACTGCGCCGCGTGCCGACGCAGTGTGGCGAGCAACGCCGAGCAGGAACAACAGGCCATCAGCGAACTGCGCAAAGCTGTGCGCCAGCGCGAACAACGTTGCGTCGAAGCGCTGCTCAAGCTCTACGCCTTCCGTCCGCAAGACGCAGCAGCCAGTGATCTGCCGCTGCTCGACGGCCGCTGGGGCGATGACCTGTTCAACCCGGAAACCCTCAAGCAATTGGGCGTGCGGGTCGGCGGCGGGATTGCGGCCGGTGCAGCCGCCGGTGCGGGGGTGGATTTGCTGGTGGGCGGCATCACCCTCGGTGCCGCCGCCCTGGCCGGCGCGATTGCCGGCGGCGCCCTGCAAACCGCCCGCAGCTATGGCAATCGCCTGCTCGGCAAGATCAAAGGGCAGCGAGAGCTGACGGTCGACGACAACGTGTTGCGCCTGCTGGCACTGCGTCAGCGACAACTGCTGCAAGCGCTGAATGCCCGTGGCCATGCGGCGCTGGACAGCATTCAGGTGGCCTCCCCGCAGGACAAGACCTGGCGCGAAGGCAAACTGCCGGAGGCGCTGAACATCGCCCGGGCACATCCGCAATGGTCGTCGCTCAACACGCATCCGAAACGGAACCAGGCCCAGCGTCAGGAACAGATCGAAGCATTGGCAGAATGTGTGGTGAAGATGTAG
- a CDS encoding phosphonate degradation HD-domain oxygenase has translation MLSHEQVIDRVFGLYERFGASDYIGEPVSQIEHMSQAAQLAIAEGFDDEVVLAAFFHDIGHLCAEGAENMGGYGVVSHERLGADYLREAGFSERLARLVEYHVQAKRYLTLRESGYYDRLSEASRRTLEYQGGVMTEAEADAFERDPLCAVSLRMRQWDELAKEMAVPVMDLAVLKHKAFTVLSREAR, from the coding sequence ATGTTGAGTCACGAGCAAGTCATCGACCGGGTGTTCGGCCTTTATGAGCGCTTTGGCGCCAGTGACTACATCGGCGAACCGGTGTCGCAGATCGAGCACATGTCCCAGGCGGCGCAACTGGCCATCGCCGAAGGCTTCGACGACGAAGTGGTGCTCGCCGCGTTCTTTCATGACATCGGCCATTTGTGTGCCGAAGGCGCGGAAAACATGGGCGGTTACGGCGTGGTCAGCCACGAACGCCTCGGCGCGGACTATTTGCGTGAGGCCGGCTTCAGTGAACGTCTGGCGCGGCTGGTGGAATATCACGTTCAGGCAAAGCGTTATCTGACGCTCAGGGAATCGGGTTACTACGACCGCTTGAGCGAAGCCAGCCGCCGCACTCTGGAATATCAGGGCGGGGTGATGACCGAGGCCGAAGCCGATGCGTTCGAGCGCGACCCGTTGTGCGCCGTCAGTCTGCGGATGCGTCAGTGGGATGAGCTGGCGAAGGAAATGGCGGTGCCGGTGATGGATCTTGCGGTGCTGAAGCACAAGGCTTTTACCGTGCTGTCCCGCGAGGCGCGCTGA
- a CDS encoding TIGR03364 family FAD-dependent oxidoreductase encodes MTQHKDLLIVGAGILGLSHAYAAARRGLKVTVFERTATPVGASVRNFGQALVTGQPPGPMLELAKASREIWGQWAQLAGLQLKRNGSYLFARTEVEEHLLEAFCTGRAVEHGYRVELLRGAALRDLYGGQFSHHRAALHGMDDQQLYSREAIPALIEYLRRELDVEFHFSTLVRDVEPGRLQSTAGTFTAEQIIVCSGHDYQTLVAEPIAALDPQICRLQMLRARPQIDLNLQHALLTGLSCVHYGAFADLPEASAVQAQILREQPHLQENGIHLLISPTPYGELIIGDSHHYGSDPSPFNAEQVDNWMLELAEQTLGCKVQVVERWQGVYGSRGPGPFSFLRPAPGLSVALMHSGVGMSVGPAMAERNVAQLFGEH; translated from the coding sequence ATGACACAACACAAAGACTTGTTGATCGTCGGCGCCGGCATCCTCGGCTTGTCCCACGCCTATGCCGCCGCCCGGCGCGGTCTCAAGGTCACGGTTTTCGAGCGCACTGCCACGCCTGTTGGCGCATCGGTACGCAACTTCGGCCAGGCGCTGGTCACCGGCCAGCCACCGGGCCCGATGCTCGAACTGGCCAAGGCCAGCCGCGAAATCTGGGGCCAGTGGGCGCAGCTCGCCGGCCTGCAACTCAAACGCAACGGCTCGTACCTGTTCGCCCGCACCGAAGTTGAAGAGCACTTGCTCGAAGCCTTCTGCACCGGGCGCGCCGTCGAGCATGGCTACCGCGTCGAGCTGCTGCGCGGTGCCGCGTTGCGCGATTTGTACGGCGGCCAGTTCAGCCATCACCGCGCCGCGCTGCACGGCATGGACGATCAACAGCTATATTCCCGGGAGGCGATTCCGGCGCTGATCGAATACCTGCGCCGCGAACTCGACGTCGAGTTTCACTTCTCGACGCTGGTGCGCGATGTCGAGCCGGGGAGGCTGCAAAGCACTGCCGGCACTTTTACCGCCGAACAGATCATCGTCTGTTCCGGCCACGATTATCAGACCCTGGTGGCCGAGCCGATTGCCGCCCTCGACCCGCAGATCTGCCGTCTGCAAATGCTCCGCGCCCGGCCACAGATCGACCTGAACTTGCAACACGCCTTGCTCACCGGCCTCAGCTGCGTGCATTACGGCGCCTTTGCCGATCTGCCGGAAGCGTCGGCGGTACAGGCGCAAATCCTGCGCGAACAACCGCACTTGCAGGAAAACGGCATCCACCTGCTGATCAGCCCGACGCCGTATGGCGAACTGATCATCGGCGACTCGCACCATTACGGCAGCGATCCATCGCCGTTCAACGCCGAGCAGGTCGACAACTGGATGCTCGAACTGGCCGAACAGACCCTTGGCTGCAAGGTGCAAGTGGTCGAACGCTGGCAGGGTGTCTATGGTTCTCGGGGGCCGGGGCCGTTTTCGTTCCTGCGTCCGGCGCCGGGGCTGAGTGTGGCGCTGATGCACAGCGGCGTCGGTATGAGCGTCGGCCCGGCCATGGCCGAGCGCAATGTTGCACAGCTTTTTGGAGAGCACTGA
- a CDS encoding putative 2-aminoethylphosphonate ABC transporter substrate-binding protein yields MFKPMALAAAVLATFSLNAFAAKTELTVYTALEAEQLKSYKEAFEKANPDVEIKWVRDSTGIITAKLLAEKDRPQADAVWGLAASSLAILDQQGMLQSYAPKDLGKIGANYRDAANPPAWVGMDVWAATICFNTVEAEKQGLTKPVSWQDLTKPEYKGKIVMPNPASSGTGFLDVSAWLQTFGEKQGWAYMDGLHQNIGQYVHSGSKPCKLAAAGEFPIGISFEYPAVQLKRQGAPLDIILPKEGLGWEIEATAVIKGTPHEEAAKKLADFSASAPAMDLYKENFAVLAQPGIAKPQTELPADYEQRLIKNDFAWASKNRDEILTEWRKRYDGKSEKVAAK; encoded by the coding sequence ATGTTCAAGCCTATGGCCCTGGCCGCTGCTGTGCTCGCTACTTTCAGCCTGAATGCCTTCGCGGCAAAAACCGAGTTGACGGTGTACACCGCCCTCGAAGCCGAACAGTTGAAGTCCTACAAAGAGGCCTTCGAAAAGGCCAACCCGGACGTCGAGATCAAGTGGGTGCGCGACTCCACCGGGATCATCACCGCCAAACTGCTGGCCGAAAAGGATCGCCCGCAGGCTGACGCTGTCTGGGGCCTAGCGGCGTCGAGCCTGGCGATCCTTGATCAGCAAGGCATGCTGCAAAGCTATGCGCCGAAGGATCTGGGCAAGATCGGCGCGAACTACCGCGACGCTGCCAACCCGCCAGCCTGGGTCGGCATGGACGTTTGGGCCGCGACGATTTGCTTCAACACCGTCGAGGCCGAGAAGCAGGGCCTGACCAAACCGGTGAGCTGGCAGGACCTGACCAAGCCTGAGTACAAAGGCAAGATCGTGATGCCGAACCCGGCCTCGTCCGGCACCGGTTTCCTCGACGTCAGCGCCTGGCTGCAAACCTTCGGCGAGAAACAGGGCTGGGCCTACATGGACGGTCTGCACCAGAACATCGGCCAGTACGTTCACTCCGGTTCCAAGCCTTGCAAACTGGCGGCGGCGGGCGAATTCCCGATCGGGATTTCCTTCGAATACCCGGCCGTTCAGCTGAAGCGTCAGGGCGCGCCGCTGGACATCATCCTGCCGAAGGAAGGCCTGGGCTGGGAGATCGAAGCGACTGCCGTGATCAAAGGCACGCCGCATGAAGAAGCCGCGAAGAAACTGGCCGATTTCTCCGCCAGCGCTCCGGCGATGGACCTGTACAAGGAAAACTTCGCCGTCCTCGCTCAGCCGGGCATCGCCAAGCCGCAGACCGAACTGCCGGCCGACTACGAGCAGCGCCTGATCAAGAACGACTTTGCGTGGGCCTCGAAGAACCGCGACGAGATCCTGACCGAATGGCGCAAGCGCTATGACGGCAAGTCCGAGAAAGTCGCTGCCAAGTAA
- a CDS encoding putative 2-aminoethylphosphonate ABC transporter permease subunit, translating into MNSNLALPLPQKQARQVSGAEVGDRIFVLGGKLLLLVLLGVAVLLPLLAIFWRGFSSEAGQGGGWLAAKELVSSDNFHWLLGNSLKVSLSVAAIVVPLAYLFAYALQRTLIPAKGIWRGISLLPLMAPSMLPGIALVYLFGNQGMLRGLLSDNIYGFWGIVLGEVIYTFPHALMILLSALSLADARLFDAASSMGASPAKAFRSITWPATRQAVFAAFCLVFTLTITDFGVPVVVGGDYQVLALEAYKAVVGQQQFGRGALIGMVLLLPALFSFGVDAWLRRRHGDSMGGRAQVFKPAPSKKRDAFYLSVVLLISAALLLVFGMAVFSSLVKFWPYNLSLSLNHYQFNETAGGGWLAYGNSLKMALGTALIGSVLIFTGAYLMEKTRSQRGLNLTLRMLSFVPMAVPGLVLGLGYVFFFNLTGNPLHVLYGTMTLLIVCTIAHYLTTAQMTATTALRQLDAEFEAAALSLKAPLYRHYLRVTVPICLPALLDIVRYLFVSAMTTVSAAIFLYSPDTILAAVAVLNMDDAGNVGGAAAMSTLILFTSAGVSLLLAWASRGLLRRSQAWRQTAPGH; encoded by the coding sequence ATGAACAGCAACCTCGCACTGCCGCTACCGCAAAAGCAGGCGCGGCAGGTGTCCGGGGCCGAGGTCGGCGACCGGATCTTCGTCCTCGGCGGCAAACTCCTGCTGCTGGTGCTGCTCGGTGTGGCGGTGCTGTTGCCATTGCTGGCGATCTTCTGGCGAGGTTTCAGCAGCGAAGCCGGGCAGGGCGGTGGATGGCTCGCCGCGAAGGAATTGGTGAGCAGCGACAACTTCCACTGGTTGCTCGGCAACAGCCTGAAAGTTTCCCTCAGCGTCGCGGCGATCGTCGTACCGCTGGCCTACCTGTTTGCCTACGCCTTGCAGCGCACGCTGATTCCGGCAAAAGGTATCTGGCGCGGTATTTCGCTGCTGCCGCTGATGGCGCCGTCGATGTTGCCGGGGATTGCGCTGGTGTACCTGTTCGGCAATCAGGGGATGTTGCGCGGGCTGCTGTCGGACAACATCTACGGTTTCTGGGGGATTGTTCTGGGTGAGGTGATCTACACCTTCCCACACGCCTTGATGATTTTGCTGTCAGCCCTGTCGCTGGCAGATGCGCGACTGTTCGACGCTGCGTCGAGCATGGGCGCCAGCCCTGCGAAAGCCTTCCGCAGCATCACCTGGCCGGCTACCCGTCAGGCCGTGTTCGCCGCGTTCTGTCTGGTGTTCACCCTGACCATCACCGATTTCGGTGTGCCGGTGGTGGTCGGTGGCGACTATCAGGTGCTGGCGCTGGAAGCCTACAAAGCGGTGGTCGGCCAACAGCAATTCGGTCGCGGCGCGTTGATCGGCATGGTTCTGTTGCTGCCGGCGCTGTTCAGCTTCGGCGTCGATGCCTGGCTGCGTCGGCGTCACGGCGATTCCATGGGCGGCCGCGCCCAGGTGTTCAAACCGGCTCCATCGAAGAAGCGCGACGCCTTTTATCTCAGCGTTGTCCTGCTGATCAGCGCCGCGTTGCTGCTGGTGTTCGGCATGGCGGTGTTCTCATCGCTGGTGAAGTTCTGGCCGTACAACCTGTCGCTGTCGCTCAACCACTACCAGTTCAACGAGACCGCCGGCGGTGGCTGGCTGGCCTACGGCAACAGTTTGAAGATGGCGCTGGGCACGGCGTTGATCGGCAGCGTGCTGATCTTCACCGGCGCCTACCTGATGGAAAAGACCCGCAGCCAGCGCGGGCTGAATCTGACGCTGCGCATGCTCAGTTTCGTACCGATGGCGGTGCCGGGGCTGGTGCTCGGTCTGGGTTACGTCTTCTTCTTCAACCTGACCGGCAACCCGCTGCACGTGCTGTACGGGACCATGACCCTGCTGATCGTCTGCACCATTGCTCACTATTTGACCACTGCGCAGATGACCGCCACCACCGCACTGCGCCAGCTCGACGCCGAGTTCGAAGCTGCCGCGCTGTCGCTCAAGGCGCCGCTGTACCGGCATTACCTGCGGGTCACCGTGCCGATCTGCCTGCCGGCGCTGCTGGACATCGTGCGCTACCTGTTCGTCTCGGCCATGACCACCGTGTCCGCCGCGATCTTCCTTTACAGCCCCGACACCATCCTCGCGGCGGTGGCGGTGCTGAACATGGATGACGCCGGCAACGTCGGCGGCGCAGCGGCGATGTCGACCCTGATTCTGTTCACCTCGGCGGGCGTGTCCTTGCTGCTGGCGTGGGCTTCGCGCGGCTTGCTGCGCCGTTCCCAGGCCTGGCGGCAAACGGCGCCCGGCCACTGA
- a CDS encoding putative 2-aminoethylphosphonate ABC transporter ATP-binding protein, giving the protein MNPAIATALTNPGAPMKVRGVQKRFGAFTALDNVSLDVAAGELVCLLGPSGCGKTTLLRCIAGLEKQDSGELYLGERDVSHLAPQARDYGILFQSYALFPNLTVEANIAYGLAGSGRDEVRRRVGQMLELVGLTGSEKKYPGQLSGGQQQRVALARALAPAPSLLLLDEPMSALDARVREHLCTELRQLQRNLGITTLMVTHNQDEAMLMADRIAVMNNGKVEQYATPQEIYNRPATPFVAEFVGQGNWLPFQRSSDSHAKVGGMNLRLADGSVHSPSGRLFCRPEAINVNPLVHEENLFPAKVREITFLGNRCRMSFELDQLPGHALLAELAPEAMPRLGAQQIMVALPPRSLQVFA; this is encoded by the coding sequence ATGAACCCTGCAATCGCAACTGCCCTGACCAACCCCGGCGCACCGATGAAAGTGCGCGGCGTGCAGAAGCGCTTCGGCGCCTTCACTGCGCTGGATAACGTCTCCCTCGATGTCGCGGCCGGTGAACTGGTGTGCCTGCTCGGCCCGTCAGGTTGCGGCAAGACCACGCTACTGCGTTGCATCGCCGGTCTGGAAAAACAGGACAGCGGCGAGTTGTACCTCGGTGAGCGCGACGTTTCCCACCTCGCGCCCCAAGCTCGGGACTACGGCATTCTGTTCCAGTCCTACGCGCTGTTCCCCAATCTGACGGTCGAAGCGAACATTGCCTACGGCCTCGCCGGCAGCGGTCGCGATGAAGTGCGCCGTCGCGTCGGTCAGATGCTGGAACTGGTCGGCCTCACCGGCAGTGAGAAAAAGTACCCCGGCCAGTTGTCCGGCGGCCAGCAGCAACGCGTGGCGTTGGCCCGCGCCTTGGCCCCCGCGCCGTCGCTGCTGTTGCTCGACGAGCCGATGTCGGCCCTCGACGCCCGGGTCCGCGAGCATCTGTGCACCGAGCTGCGCCAGCTGCAACGCAACCTCGGCATCACCACCCTGATGGTTACCCACAATCAGGACGAAGCCATGCTGATGGCCGATCGCATCGCTGTGATGAACAACGGCAAGGTCGAGCAGTACGCCACCCCGCAGGAAATCTACAATCGCCCGGCCACACCGTTCGTGGCCGAGTTCGTCGGCCAGGGTAACTGGCTGCCGTTCCAGCGCAGCAGCGACAGCCACGCCAAGGTCGGCGGGATGAACTTGCGCCTGGCCGATGGCAGCGTCCACAGTCCGTCGGGCCGTTTGTTCTGCCGTCCGGAAGCGATCAACGTCAATCCGCTGGTGCACGAAGAAAACCTGTTCCCGGCCAAGGTCCGCGAGATCACTTTCCTCGGCAACCGCTGTCGCATGAGCTTCGAACTCGATCAATTGCCCGGTCATGCCTTGCTCGCCGAACTGGCGCCGGAAGCCATGCCGCGCCTTGGCGCCCAGCAGATCATGGTCGCCTTGCCGCCACGCAGCCTGCAGGTGTTTGCCTGA
- a CDS encoding LysR family transcriptional regulator, whose protein sequence is MLSAELKAFYMVARLGSITLAAKKLGLSQPTVTTQIRNLESQYSVELFYRGGRRLSVSDEGAQLLPMVKALLQQEADIEFFLRNSGQVQGTLRIAATAPYYILDLVKTFRERLPQVEVSVEIGNSQQVLEALEDYRVDVAASSQLLDDARLIRRVLGSDPLVLAVHRNHPLAAHDHVTLSALAGHTLLMRESGSTTRRLTEELLASAGVSFGPLLEIGSRESIREAVLRNIGISIIARQEVPHDPQLRVLTLENAPQIPEYLYCLKERKNARLPAAFLGLAQEMSPA, encoded by the coding sequence GTGCTGAGTGCCGAGCTGAAAGCGTTTTACATGGTGGCCCGCCTGGGCAGCATCACGCTGGCGGCGAAAAAGCTCGGCCTCAGCCAACCGACTGTAACCACCCAGATCCGCAATCTGGAAAGCCAGTATTCGGTGGAGCTGTTCTACCGTGGCGGCCGGCGTCTGAGTGTCAGCGACGAAGGCGCGCAGCTGTTGCCGATGGTCAAAGCCTTGTTGCAGCAGGAAGCCGATATCGAGTTCTTCCTGCGCAACAGCGGCCAGGTGCAGGGCACGCTGCGCATCGCCGCCACCGCGCCGTATTACATCCTCGATCTGGTGAAAACCTTTCGCGAGCGCCTGCCGCAGGTGGAAGTCTCGGTGGAAATCGGCAACTCGCAGCAAGTGCTCGAAGCGCTGGAGGATTACCGGGTGGATGTCGCGGCGTCGTCGCAATTGCTCGACGATGCACGGCTGATCCGTCGGGTGTTGGGCAGCGATCCGCTGGTGCTGGCGGTGCATCGCAATCATCCGCTGGCGGCGCACGACCATGTGACGCTGAGCGCGCTGGCCGGGCATACCTTGCTGATGCGTGAATCTGGCTCGACCACTCGGCGCCTGACCGAAGAGTTGCTGGCCAGCGCCGGGGTCAGTTTCGGCCCGTTGCTGGAGATCGGCAGCCGCGAGTCGATCCGCGAAGCCGTGCTGCGCAACATCGGCATCAGCATCATCGCCCGCCAGGAAGTGCCGCACGATCCGCAGTTGCGGGTGTTGACGCTCGAAAATGCGCCGCAGATTCCCGAATACCTCTACTGCCTCAAAGAACGCAAGAACGCCCGGTTGCCGGCGGCGTTTCTCGGACTGGCGCAGGAAATGTCCCCGGCCTGA